In Scleropages formosus chromosome 10, fSclFor1.1, whole genome shotgun sequence, a single genomic region encodes these proteins:
- the sesn3 gene encoding sestrin-3, which yields MNPNADSPCDTSPFLICSNCQKVIAKQEKGMKVRRPRTSGPSAFIPENEIMEVTADDSHTIMVLAEEYSTSGRVDHLTQVMGLHPHYLESFLESQFYLLRMDGPLPLHYRHYIAILAAARHQCSFLVKMHAQEFYQMGVCLEWLKGVQYAPQRLKNLNEINKILAHRPWLITKEHIQKLVKTGENSWSLAELVHAVVLLAHFHALSSFVLGSGVNPESDGERADAFEDMGVNNQCACDLANDNSLQEGALGDSSTGMVDSVSELEALMERLKRLQEEREEEEASQEEMATRFEKEKKESLLVGSGGFEDEMVPTSQVSRFVEDATFGYKDFARHGEDNPPTFCTQDFSWEVHGFSLVHRLYSDIGLLLDKKFRTVYNLTYYNMASHEDVDTSMLRRALFNYVHCMYGIRYDDYDYGEVNQLLERSLKVYIKTVTCYPERTTRRMYDSFWRQFRHSEKVHVNLILMEARMQAELLYALRAITRYMT from the exons ATGAACCCCAACGCGGACTCCCCCTGCGACACCAGCCCCTTTCTCATCTGCAGCAACTGTCAGAAAGTCATCGCAAAGCAG GAGAAGGGGATGAAAGTCAGACGGCCTCGCACCAGCGGCCCCAGTGCCTTCATTCCAGAAAACGAG ATCATGGAGGTCACAGCAGACGACAGCCACACTATCATGGTCCTGGCTGAGGAGTACTCAACCAGTGGGCGCGTGGACCACCTGACCCAGGTGATGGGACTGCACCCGCACTACCTGGAGTCCTTCCTGGAGAGCCAGTTCTACCTGCTGCGGATGGACGGCCCCCTACCCTTGCACTACCGCCACTACATTGCCATTTTG gcTGCTGCTCGACACCAGTGCTCCTTCCTGGTGAAGATGCATGCTCAGGAGTTCTACCAGATGGGCGTGTGTTTGGAGTGGCTGAAGGGAGTGCAATACGCCCCCCAGAGGTTGAAGAATCTCAACGAGATCAACAAGATTCTTGCACACAGACCCTGGCTCATCACCAAGGAGCATATACAA AAACTGGTGAAGACAGGAGAGAACAGCTGGTCTCTGGCAGAGCTGGTCCATGCGGTGGTCCTGCTGGCCCACTTCCACGCCTTGTCCAGCTTTGTTCTTGGCAGCGGCGTCAACCCGGAGTCAGACGGTGAGAGAGCTGACGCCTTTGAGGACATGGGTGTGAACAACCAGTGTGCCTGCGACCTGGCCAACGACAACAGCCTGCAGGAGGGGGCACTCGGCGACAGCAGCACTGGG ATGGTGGACTCCGTGAGTGAGCTGGAGGCCCTGATGGAGCGGCTGAAGAGGCTGCAGGAGGAgcgtgaggaggaggaggcttcACAGGAGGAGATGGCCACTCGGTtcgagaaggagaagaaggagagccTTCTAGTTGGCTCCGGAG GTTTTGAAGACGAAATGGTGCCCACGTCTCAGGTATCTCGCTTCGTGGAGGACGCCACCTTCGGGTACAAAGACTTCGCCCGACACGGGGAGGACAACCCCCCAACGTTCTGCACTCAG GATTTCTCCTGGGAGGTGCACGGCTTCTCTCTGGTCCATCGGCTCTACTCGGACATCGGCCTGCTCCTGGATAAGAAGTTCCGCACGGTGTACAACCTCACCTATTACAACATGGCGAGCCACGAGGACGTGGACACGAGCATGCTGCGCCGGGCTCTCTTCAACTACGTCCACTGCATGTACGGCATCAG GTATGATGACTATGATTATggggaggtgaaccagctcctGGAGCGCAGCCTGAAGGTTTACATCAAGACGGTGACCTGCTACCCGGAGCGTACAACACGGCGCATGTACGACAGCTTCTGGCGTCAGTTTCGCCACTCCGAGAAG gtTCACGTGAATCTCATCCTGATGGAGGCCCGGATGCAGGCGGAGCTGCTTTATGCACTGCGAGCCATCACCCGCTACATGACCTGA